From a single Oncorhynchus kisutch isolate 150728-3 unplaced genomic scaffold, Okis_V2 scaffold2100, whole genome shotgun sequence genomic region:
- the LOC116369251 gene encoding putative mediator of RNA polymerase II transcription subunit 26 isoform X1, whose protein sequence is MGILHQVLMQHGSIQAHLSLKDMVITTPTAQLQAQLTEEQQKHLAAILQKQLAPMPQAPQKMWYPTQMPQKQPVTELQHQKEHASIPQLPQQVWYPVQIPQQQKQPATGPQQQTELTTMPQKQPAPMPIPQKQPTAMPQKAWYPAQIQQKQPATMHQQVWHPAQLPQQQKQPATEPRQQKEPASITQQPQQVLHPAQMLLKQLTAMPQQVWYPAKPQKQLAADPQEQIELNAMPQQPQQVWYPAQMPQKQPTAEPQWHPAKFPQEQPVQMRQLQKELTAIPPQLWQSAQIPQQHKQPAAKLQQLWQLAPIPQQPHDVWYPAKMVQKQQAAATQQQKELTTMPQEWYPAQFPQQQKQPALMLLPQKELTAIHQQPQQVWHPMHIPQQQQELATIPQQVRYPAQMPQKHLASMPLPQKQPTAMPQQEWHPAQMPQQQKQLAPMPQPQKQQATMPPQVWHPAQMPQQQKQPATEPQQQIEPTAMPQPPQQLWHPDQFLQEQKQPFTMHLPQNELTANPPQLWQSAQVPQQHKQPAAMLQQVWHRAQKQPAPMPQQPHDVWYPAKMVQKQVAAVTAMPHTHQQVWHPAEFPQQQKQPASMPLPQEQPTAVPQQVWYPAQMSQQRKQHTAMPQHQLTPMPQQLWHVAQMPQKQLAPMSQQNHYESTDDGASSSTQASIVEQSGVIPIYSYSSKSHYGNGRTVFSLTRYTPRDAMPVDSGNAPKDSFVRTGAPSVYPSLVKDSARKM, encoded by the exons ATGGGTATCCTGCACCAGGTTCTGATGCAGCATGGCTCTATACAGGCCCACTTAAGTCTAAAGGATATGGTAATTACAACTCCAACAGCTCAATTGCAAGCGCAGCTGACCGAAGAGCAACAGAAACATCTGGCAGCCATTCTGCAAAAGCAACTGGCCCCCATGCCCCAGGCACCTCAGAAAATGTGGTATCCAACTCAAATGCCCCAGAAGCAACCAGTTACTGAACTTCAGCATCAGAAGGAACACGCCTCCATACCCCAGCTACCTCAGCAAGTGTGGTATCCAGTTCAAATTCCTCAGCAGCAAAAGCAACCAGCTACTGGTCCTCAGCAGCAGACGGAACTGACCACCATGCCCCAGAAGCAACCGGCTCCAATGCCTATACCGCAGAAACAACCAACAGCTATGCCCCAGAAAGCATGGTATCCAGCTCAAATTCAGCAGAAGCAACCGGCCACCATGcaccagcaagtgtggcatccagctcaattGCCCCAGCAGCAAAAGCAACCGGCTACTGAACCTCGGCAGCAGAAGGAACCGGCCTCCATAACCCAGCAACCTCAGCAAGTGTTgcatccagctcaaatgctgCTGAAGCAACTGACTGccatgccccagcaagtgtggtatCCAGCTAAGCCCCAGAAGCAACTGGCCGCTGATCCTCAGGAGCAGATTGAACTGAACGCCATGCCCCAGCAACCTCAGCAAGTGTGGTATCCAGCTCAAATGCCCCAGAAGCAACCAACCGCTGAACCTCAGTGGCATCCAGCCAAATTTCCCCAGGAGCAACCCGTCCAAATGCGTCAACTGCAGAAGGAACTGACCGCCATTCCACCACAACTGTGGCAATCCGCTCAAATTCCCCAGCAGCATAAGCAACCGGCTGCCAAGCTTCAGCAATTGTGGCAACTGGCCCCCATTCCCCAGCAGCCTCATGACGTGTGGTATCCAGCTAAAATGGTCCAGAAGCAACAAGCAGCTGCAActcagcagcagaaggaactgaccACCATGCCTCAAGAGTGGTATCCAGCTCAATTTCCCCAGCAGCAGAAGCAGCCAGCCCTAATGCTTTTACCGCAGAAGGAACTGACCGCCATACACCAGCAAcctcagcaagtgtggcatccaatGCACATTCCCCAGCAGCAACAGGAACTGGCCACCATACCCCAGCAAGTGAGGTATCCAGCTCAAATGCCCCAGAAGCATCTGGCCTCCATGCCTCTACcacagaagcaaccgaccgccatgccccagcaagagtggcatccagctcaaatgccccAGCAGCAGAAACAACTGGCCCCAATGCCTCAACCACAGAAGCAACAGGCCACCATGCCCCCGCAAGtatggcatccagctcaaatgcctCAGCAGCAAAAGCAACCAGCTACTGAACCTCAGCAGCAAATTGAACCGACCGCCATGCCCCAGCCACCTCAGCAATTGTGGCATCCAGATCAATTTCTCCAGGAGCAGAAGCAACCATTCACTATGCATCTACCGCAGAACGAACTGACCGCCAATCCACCACAACTGTGGCAATCCGCTCAAGTGCCCCAGCAGCATAAGCAACCGGCTGCCATGcttcagcaagtgtggcatcggGCACAGAAGCAACCGGCCCCTATGCCCCAGCAGCCTCACGACGTGTGGTATCCAGCTAAAATGGTCCAGAAGCAAGTCGCTGCGGTGACCGCCATGCCGCATACGCATCAGCAAGTATGGCATCCAGCTGAATTTCCccagcagcagaagcaaccggccTCAATGCCTCTACCGCAGGAGCAACCGACCGCCGTACCCCAGCAAGTGTGGTATCCAGCTCAAATGTCCCAGCAGCGGAAGCAACACACTGCCATGCCACAGCACCAACTGACCCCCATGCCTCAGCAATTATGGCATGTAGCTCAAATGCCCCAGAAGCAACTGGCCCCAATGTCTCAGCAGAATCACTACGAAAGCACTGATGATGGTGCCTCTAGTAGCACTCAGGCCAGCATCGTTGAACAGTCGGGTGTCATCCCAATCTATTCCTACAGTTCCAAATCGCACTACGGGAATGGCAGGACTGTATTCTCCCTAACCCGCTACACTCCTAGGGACGCTATGCCTGTTGACAGTGGAAATGCTCCCAAGGACAGTTTTGTTCGTACTGGTGCACCAAGCGTATATCCATCACTAGTGAAGGATTCTGCAAG gaaaatgtaa
- the LOC116369251 gene encoding putative mediator of RNA polymerase II transcription subunit 26 isoform X2 has protein sequence MGILHQVLMQHGSIQAHLSLKDMVITTPTAQLQAQLTEEQQKHLAAILQKQLAPMPQAPQKMWYPTQMPQKQPVTELQHQKEHASIPQLPQQVWYPVQIPQQQKQPATGPQQQTELTTMPQKQPAPMPIPQKQPTAMPQKAWYPAQIQQKQPATMHQQVWHPAQLPQQQKQPATEPRQQKEPASITQQPQQVLHPAQMLLKQLTAMPQQVWYPAKPQKQLAADPQEQIELNAMPQQPQQVWYPAQMPQKQPTAEPQWHPAKFPQEQPVQMRQLQKELTAIPPQLWQSAQIPQQHKQPAAKLQQLWQLAPIPQQPHDVWYPAKMVQKQQAAATQQQKELTTMPQEWYPAQFPQQQKQPALMLLPQKELTAIHQQPQQVWHPMHIPQQQQELATIPQQVRYPAQMPQKHLASMPLPQKQPTAMPQQEWHPAQMPQQQKQPATEPQQQIEPTAMPQPPQQLWHPDQFLQEQKQPFTMHLPQNELTANPPQLWQSAQVPQQHKQPAAMLQQVWHRAQKQPAPMPQQPHDVWYPAKMVQKQVAAVTAMPHTHQQVWHPAEFPQQQKQPASMPLPQEQPTAVPQQVWYPAQMSQQRKQHTAMPQHQLTPMPQQLWHVAQMPQKQLAPMSQQNHYESTDDGASSSTQASIVEQSGVIPIYSYSSKSHYGNGRTVFSLTRYTPRDAMPVDSGNAPKDSFVRTGAPSVYPSLVKDSARKM, from the exons ATGGGTATCCTGCACCAGGTTCTGATGCAGCATGGCTCTATACAGGCCCACTTAAGTCTAAAGGATATGGTAATTACAACTCCAACAGCTCAATTGCAAGCGCAGCTGACCGAAGAGCAACAGAAACATCTGGCAGCCATTCTGCAAAAGCAACTGGCCCCCATGCCCCAGGCACCTCAGAAAATGTGGTATCCAACTCAAATGCCCCAGAAGCAACCAGTTACTGAACTTCAGCATCAGAAGGAACACGCCTCCATACCCCAGCTACCTCAGCAAGTGTGGTATCCAGTTCAAATTCCTCAGCAGCAAAAGCAACCAGCTACTGGTCCTCAGCAGCAGACGGAACTGACCACCATGCCCCAGAAGCAACCGGCTCCAATGCCTATACCGCAGAAACAACCAACAGCTATGCCCCAGAAAGCATGGTATCCAGCTCAAATTCAGCAGAAGCAACCGGCCACCATGcaccagcaagtgtggcatccagctcaattGCCCCAGCAGCAAAAGCAACCGGCTACTGAACCTCGGCAGCAGAAGGAACCGGCCTCCATAACCCAGCAACCTCAGCAAGTGTTgcatccagctcaaatgctgCTGAAGCAACTGACTGccatgccccagcaagtgtggtatCCAGCTAAGCCCCAGAAGCAACTGGCCGCTGATCCTCAGGAGCAGATTGAACTGAACGCCATGCCCCAGCAACCTCAGCAAGTGTGGTATCCAGCTCAAATGCCCCAGAAGCAACCAACCGCTGAACCTCAGTGGCATCCAGCCAAATTTCCCCAGGAGCAACCCGTCCAAATGCGTCAACTGCAGAAGGAACTGACCGCCATTCCACCACAACTGTGGCAATCCGCTCAAATTCCCCAGCAGCATAAGCAACCGGCTGCCAAGCTTCAGCAATTGTGGCAACTGGCCCCCATTCCCCAGCAGCCTCATGACGTGTGGTATCCAGCTAAAATGGTCCAGAAGCAACAAGCAGCTGCAActcagcagcagaaggaactgaccACCATGCCTCAAGAGTGGTATCCAGCTCAATTTCCCCAGCAGCAGAAGCAGCCAGCCCTAATGCTTTTACCGCAGAAGGAACTGACCGCCATACACCAGCAAcctcagcaagtgtggcatccaatGCACATTCCCCAGCAGCAACAGGAACTGGCCACCATACCCCAGCAAGTGAGGTATCCAGCTCAAATGCCCCAGAAGCATCTGGCCTCCATGCCTCTACcacagaagcaaccgaccgccatgccccagcaagagtggcatccagctcaa atgcctCAGCAGCAAAAGCAACCAGCTACTGAACCTCAGCAGCAAATTGAACCGACCGCCATGCCCCAGCCACCTCAGCAATTGTGGCATCCAGATCAATTTCTCCAGGAGCAGAAGCAACCATTCACTATGCATCTACCGCAGAACGAACTGACCGCCAATCCACCACAACTGTGGCAATCCGCTCAAGTGCCCCAGCAGCATAAGCAACCGGCTGCCATGcttcagcaagtgtggcatcggGCACAGAAGCAACCGGCCCCTATGCCCCAGCAGCCTCACGACGTGTGGTATCCAGCTAAAATGGTCCAGAAGCAAGTCGCTGCGGTGACCGCCATGCCGCATACGCATCAGCAAGTATGGCATCCAGCTGAATTTCCccagcagcagaagcaaccggccTCAATGCCTCTACCGCAGGAGCAACCGACCGCCGTACCCCAGCAAGTGTGGTATCCAGCTCAAATGTCCCAGCAGCGGAAGCAACACACTGCCATGCCACAGCACCAACTGACCCCCATGCCTCAGCAATTATGGCATGTAGCTCAAATGCCCCAGAAGCAACTGGCCCCAATGTCTCAGCAGAATCACTACGAAAGCACTGATGATGGTGCCTCTAGTAGCACTCAGGCCAGCATCGTTGAACAGTCGGGTGTCATCCCAATCTATTCCTACAGTTCCAAATCGCACTACGGGAATGGCAGGACTGTATTCTCCCTAACCCGCTACACTCCTAGGGACGCTATGCCTGTTGACAGTGGAAATGCTCCCAAGGACAGTTTTGTTCGTACTGGTGCACCAAGCGTATATCCATCACTAGTGAAGGATTCTGCAAG gaaaatgtaa